One region of Deltaproteobacteria bacterium genomic DNA includes:
- a CDS encoding mandelate racemase/muconate lactonizing enzyme family protein has translation MKITNVKASIHRVPVEVPLLKEPIVTSILFTAVETDTGVTGYGLTRGGQRFGMKEFINREAGPFLKGMNPLETERVWNQLLKQFNPRVQTGMWSSAVSAIDIALWDIKGKHYKEPVWRLLGGAQNPVQAYVTFGLKQYSQEQLVEVAKQLVKQGEKRLKMVVAVDPENPRIDADRVRAVCKAVGDDVEIMIDANYLFSFNRALELCKMVEPLGITWFEEPVYQNDALLLADLRRHTSIPIAAGQNEGHRFRHRELIANHAVDIAQPNVCSVGGYTEAVKVAALAQAFNLPIANGGGWPHHNMHLQAAMANGWRVEFHFEMWGVGDKIYKEPAAPVNGWVTLPDTPGLGLEPRFDALKEFEEN, from the coding sequence CTGAAAATCACCAACGTTAAAGCGTCCATCCACCGCGTCCCCGTCGAAGTGCCGCTGCTCAAAGAACCGATCGTCACTTCGATTCTATTCACCGCCGTCGAAACCGACACAGGCGTCACTGGTTACGGCCTCACCCGCGGTGGGCAGCGGTTCGGCATGAAAGAGTTTATCAACCGCGAGGCCGGGCCGTTTTTGAAGGGCATGAATCCGCTCGAGACCGAGCGAGTTTGGAATCAACTGCTCAAACAATTCAACCCGCGGGTGCAGACCGGCATGTGGAGCTCGGCGGTGAGCGCCATCGACATCGCGCTGTGGGATATCAAGGGCAAACATTATAAAGAGCCGGTCTGGCGTCTGCTCGGCGGCGCGCAGAATCCGGTGCAAGCCTACGTCACCTTCGGCCTCAAGCAATATTCGCAAGAGCAGTTGGTCGAAGTCGCCAAACAATTGGTCAAGCAAGGCGAGAAGCGATTGAAGATGGTCGTCGCCGTCGATCCGGAAAATCCTCGCATTGACGCCGACCGGGTCAGAGCCGTGTGCAAAGCCGTCGGCGACGACGTTGAGATAATGATCGATGCCAATTATTTATTCTCCTTCAATCGCGCTCTGGAGCTGTGCAAGATGGTCGAGCCCCTGGGCATCACTTGGTTCGAAGAGCCGGTCTATCAGAACGACGCCCTGCTGCTCGCCGACCTACGCCGCCACACCAGTATTCCCATCGCCGCCGGACAAAACGAAGGCCACCGTTTTCGCCATAGAGAACTCATCGCCAATCACGCCGTCGATATCGCGCAGCCAAATGTCTGCTCCGTCGGCGGTTATACGGAAGCGGTGAAAGTCGCAGCCCTGGCGCAGGCGTTCAATCTACCGATCGCCAACGGCGGTGGCTGGCCGCATCACAACATGCACCTGCAAGCGGCGATGGCGAACGGCTGGCGCGTCGAGTTTCATTTCGAGATGTGGGGCGTCGGCGATAAGATCTACAAAGAGCCGGCCGCGCCGGTGAATGGTTGGGTGACGTTACCCGACACCCCCGGTTTAGGACTCGAACCGCGCTTCGACGCGCTCAAAGAGTTTGAAGAGAATTGA
- a CDS encoding glycosyltransferase family 2 protein — translation MAKLSTPNAALPALTKLSVVIPARDEEGCIASTVEHLHLELRLRAVPHEIVVVDDGSTDRTWAILQELSRRIPELRGVQNNHVHGFGRAVICGLDAATGDAVAIMMADESDDCRDAVRYWETLNQGWECVFGSRFVPGGGTIDYPWFKLRMNRIVNLFIRLLFGIPLNDTTNAFKAYRKTVIDGCRPLLAPHFNLTVEIPLKAMVRGFSWTVIPITWRNRRSGEAKLRLKEMGSRYLFIVLYVWLEKYFSRGDYRR, via the coding sequence ATGGCGAAGTTATCCACTCCCAATGCCGCGTTGCCGGCGCTGACCAAACTTTCGGTGGTGATCCCGGCGCGCGACGAAGAGGGCTGCATCGCCTCCACGGTGGAGCATTTGCATTTGGAGCTACGGCTGCGCGCCGTGCCGCACGAGATTGTCGTAGTCGACGACGGCAGCACGGATCGGACTTGGGCGATACTTCAAGAATTATCCCGGCGCATTCCTGAGCTGCGCGGCGTGCAAAACAATCACGTCCACGGTTTTGGCCGGGCGGTGATTTGCGGTCTCGACGCCGCCACGGGCGACGCCGTGGCGATCATGATGGCCGACGAGAGCGACGACTGCCGCGACGCGGTGCGTTACTGGGAGACCCTCAACCAAGGTTGGGAATGCGTCTTCGGCAGCCGCTTCGTGCCGGGCGGTGGTACGATCGACTATCCGTGGTTCAAGCTGCGCATGAACCGGATCGTCAATTTATTTATTCGTCTACTCTTCGGCATTCCGCTCAACGACACCACCAACGCGTTCAAGGCTTATCGCAAAACCGTCATCGACGGTTGCCGGCCGCTGTTGGCGCCGCATTTCAATTTGACCGTGGAGATTCCGCTCAAGGCGATGGTGCGCGGTTTCTCGTGGACCGTGATCCCGATCACCTGGCGCAACCGGCGCAGCGGCGAAGCCAAGCTCAGACTCAAAGAGATGGGCAGCCGCTACCTGTTCATCGTCCTCTATGTCTGGCTGGAGAAATATTTTAGCCGCGGCGATTACCGGCGATAG
- a CDS encoding NAD-dependent epimerase/dehydratase family protein, translating into MQSILVTGSSGLIGSEVCTFFAKLGYKVHGIDNNQRAVFFGPQGDTRFNQQRLERELPGFDHHELDMRDRPGILDIVGKLRPSIIVHTAAQPSHDRAAAIPFDDFDTNAVGTLNLLEAAHQSCPESPFIHMSTNKVYGDAPNRLRLAELETRWDYADEEYANGIAENFTIDDSLHSLFGASKVAGDVMVQEYGRYFNMPTCCLRGGCLTGPNHAGVELHGFLSYLIKCNLEGREYQVYGYKGKQVRDNIHSQDVARFIYQFAQKPRAGEVYNIGGGKANSCSILEAFDLVAKISGKAQKYKYLAQNRVGDHICYYSDLRKMRAHYPEWDITVNLEQTIGEIVAAWRNKLPQ; encoded by the coding sequence ATGCAAAGCATCTTAGTAACGGGATCATCAGGACTGATTGGCAGCGAGGTTTGCACCTTCTTCGCCAAGCTCGGATATAAAGTCCACGGTATCGATAACAATCAGCGGGCGGTTTTCTTTGGGCCGCAGGGCGACACGCGTTTCAATCAGCAACGGTTGGAGCGCGAGCTTCCGGGCTTCGATCACCACGAACTCGACATGCGCGACCGGCCGGGAATTCTCGACATCGTGGGCAAATTGCGACCGTCGATTATCGTGCACACCGCCGCGCAACCGTCCCACGACCGCGCCGCGGCGATTCCCTTCGACGACTTCGACACCAACGCCGTGGGCACCCTCAACCTGCTCGAAGCGGCGCACCAGAGTTGCCCCGAGAGTCCGTTCATCCATATGAGCACCAACAAAGTCTACGGCGACGCGCCCAATCGCTTGAGGCTTGCCGAACTCGAAACCCGCTGGGATTACGCCGACGAAGAATACGCCAACGGCATCGCCGAAAATTTTACCATCGACGACAGCCTGCATAGTCTATTCGGCGCCAGCAAAGTCGCCGGCGACGTGATGGTCCAGGAGTACGGCCGCTATTTCAATATGCCGACCTGCTGCCTGCGCGGTGGCTGCCTCACCGGTCCCAATCACGCCGGCGTCGAGCTGCACGGCTTTTTAAGTTACTTGATCAAGTGCAATCTCGAAGGGCGCGAGTATCAAGTCTACGGCTACAAAGGCAAGCAAGTGCGCGACAACATTCATAGCCAAGACGTCGCGAGATTTATTTACCAGTTCGCGCAAAAGCCGCGCGCCGGCGAGGTCTACAATATCGGCGGCGGCAAGGCCAACTCGTGCAGCATTCTCGAAGCCTTCGATCTAGTCGCCAAGATCAGCGGCAAAGCGCAGAAATATAAATATCTCGCGCAAAACCGCGTCGGCGATCACATCTGTTACTATAGCGATCTGAGAAAAATGCGCGCCCACTATCCAGAGTGGGATATCACCGTCAATCTCGAACAAACCATCGGCGAGATCGTTGCCGCATGGCGGAACAAACTGCCCCAGTGA
- a CDS encoding ABC transporter substrate-binding protein, with the protein MAKFVVISVSILCAILNSYHPASAAKMVLAHGALNARIAPLWIAHEQKFFVKYGVESTVILVRQIQIMVSGLGTGEIDIALSSGSTLLGASAGGLDAKMVAALNGRVNYDLVAAPAIKTAKDLRGKRFGIQAFGGGLWMGAMLGLESLGLDPQRDNINVLQIGDQSVIAQALEAGSIDAAALDGVFSRRLKQKGFTVLAEFSNANIPTIGLGLIARTNTIRERQDAVEGMLKGLSESVAFILSQKSKPAVLKTIMQHLRIHDPATAEEGYQDLVTGLDKKLLPSVDGLRNTQRLLKPRNPKLENIKVEELIDDRIVRRLEESGFLARLQATYGIK; encoded by the coding sequence ATGGCTAAATTCGTCGTCATTAGCGTATCGATCCTCTGCGCTATTCTTAATTCGTATCACCCTGCCAGTGCAGCCAAGATGGTTCTCGCCCATGGCGCGCTCAACGCGCGCATCGCGCCGCTGTGGATCGCGCACGAGCAAAAGTTTTTTGTCAAGTACGGCGTTGAATCGACGGTGATTTTGGTGCGGCAGATTCAGATCATGGTCAGCGGGCTGGGCACCGGTGAGATCGATATCGCGTTGAGTTCAGGCAGCACGTTGCTCGGCGCTTCCGCCGGCGGGCTCGACGCGAAGATGGTTGCCGCGCTCAACGGCAGAGTGAATTACGATCTCGTTGCCGCACCGGCGATTAAAACCGCCAAGGATTTGCGCGGCAAGCGTTTTGGCATTCAAGCTTTTGGCGGCGGACTATGGATGGGCGCCATGCTCGGCTTGGAATCGTTAGGTCTCGATCCGCAGCGCGACAATATCAATGTCCTTCAGATCGGCGATCAGTCGGTGATCGCCCAGGCGCTCGAGGCCGGTAGCATCGACGCGGCGGCACTCGACGGTGTCTTCAGCCGCCGGCTCAAACAAAAAGGCTTCACAGTGCTCGCCGAGTTCAGCAACGCCAACATTCCCACCATTGGTCTCGGCCTGATCGCTCGCACCAATACGATTCGCGAGCGCCAAGACGCCGTCGAAGGAATGCTCAAGGGTTTGAGCGAATCGGTGGCGTTTATCCTGAGCCAAAAGTCGAAACCGGCGGTGCTCAAGACGATTATGCAGCATCTACGCATCCACGATCCGGCCACGGCTGAAGAGGGTTATCAGGATCTGGTAACGGGGCTCGACAAAAAACTTTTGCCATCAGTTGACGGCTTGCGTAACACGCAACGGCTGCTCAAGCCGCGCAATCCGAAACTGGAAAACATCAAGGTCGAGGAACTGATCGACGACCGTATTGTGAGGAGGCTGGAGGAGAGTGGATTCCTTGCTCGACTGCAGGCGACGTATGGAATTAAGTGA
- a CDS encoding ABC transporter substrate-binding protein produces the protein MFMSLIKIITVALFVGLDSTAQAKPITLAYNTNSLNVMLPLLVAQELGFFTAEGFEVTPVYVRSGPTAMAAMVSGSADYSIVGSTTVVQAIAKGIPAVVIGNFVRHVNWMLMGGAGVTSLNAIKGQVVGVTSAGGMTEFLTVEALARRGLKRDRDYRIHYAGNSPARVAALETKIIQAAAFSPGERVVLEPKGFSLLMDMVQVIPEFPLSILASSRRKLESNSTEVEMFLRALHRAMEVIRTDKERAAAAAFKKTPRSKLARERKALDYLADDYSITITKENIQALIYAAGVEAEARKLGGAEKFFAAEPQAKAAARR, from the coding sequence ATGTTCATGTCGCTGATAAAAATCATCACCGTCGCGTTGTTTGTTGGCCTTGACAGTACCGCTCAGGCCAAGCCGATCACGCTGGCGTACAACACCAACTCGCTCAACGTGATGCTGCCGCTCCTGGTCGCCCAGGAGCTGGGATTTTTTACCGCTGAAGGTTTTGAAGTCACGCCGGTCTACGTGCGCAGCGGGCCGACGGCGATGGCGGCGATGGTGAGCGGGTCGGCGGATTATTCCATCGTCGGTTCAACCACCGTGGTGCAAGCCATCGCCAAGGGCATTCCCGCCGTGGTGATCGGCAATTTTGTCCGCCACGTCAATTGGATGCTGATGGGCGGTGCCGGCGTGACCAGTCTCAATGCGATCAAAGGCCAGGTGGTCGGCGTGACTTCGGCGGGCGGTATGACCGAGTTTCTCACCGTCGAAGCGTTGGCGCGCCGCGGTCTCAAGCGCGATCGCGATTACCGGATTCATTACGCCGGCAACAGCCCGGCGCGGGTGGCGGCGTTGGAGACAAAGATCATCCAGGCCGCGGCATTTTCGCCGGGCGAGCGCGTGGTGCTTGAACCGAAAGGTTTCTCGTTGCTGATGGACATGGTTCAGGTGATACCGGAATTTCCCTTGAGCATCCTCGCCAGCAGCCGGCGCAAGTTGGAAAGTAATTCGACAGAAGTGGAAATGTTTCTGCGCGCGCTTCATCGCGCCATGGAAGTGATTCGCACCGACAAAGAGCGCGCCGCCGCGGCGGCCTTCAAGAAAACGCCGCGAAGCAAGCTGGCGCGGGAGCGCAAAGCGTTGGACTATCTAGCCGACGATTATTCAATCACCATCACCAAAGAAAACATCCAAGCCTTGATCTACGCCGCCGGCGTCGAAGCCGAAGCGCGCAAACTCGGCGGCGCCGAAAAGTTTTTCGCGGCGGAACCGCAGGCGAAAGCCGCGGCGCGGCGCTAG
- a CDS encoding polymer-forming cytoskeletal protein — MALWNQATQDSDEKSPPTPILAPAPTPVVAPMAPVKESAVKERRESVFGAGVTIEGKIEGDGDIRIAGKFDGDLQIKGDVIIEKGAKVNAKVSAANLTVGGELNGNVTAAAQVKLLESAQLTGDLKAATLTVAAGSRMRGHVEFGWSASEAAKFINEPARDKQKSDFAEL; from the coding sequence ATGGCGTTATGGAATCAAGCGACTCAAGATAGCGATGAAAAATCCCCGCCGACTCCGATATTGGCGCCAGCGCCGACGCCAGTCGTGGCGCCCATGGCACCGGTAAAAGAAAGCGCGGTCAAAGAGCGGCGCGAGTCGGTGTTCGGCGCCGGCGTGACCATCGAAGGTAAGATCGAAGGCGATGGCGACATCCGCATCGCCGGCAAGTTCGACGGCGACTTGCAGATCAAAGGCGATGTGATCATCGAAAAGGGCGCGAAGGTGAATGCGAAAGTCAGCGCCGCTAACCTGACTGTCGGAGGCGAACTCAACGGCAACGTCACCGCTGCCGCACAGGTGAAACTTTTGGAGTCGGCGCAACTGACCGGCGATCTCAAGGCGGCGACGTTGACGGTCGCCGCGGGCTCACGCATGCGCGGCCATGTCGAGTTCGGCTGGAGCGCGTCGGAGGCGGCTAAGTTTATTAACGAGCCGGCGCGCGATAAACAAAAAAGCGATTTCGCTGAATTATAA
- a CDS encoding ABC transporter substrate-binding protein, translated as MNSFHRQANVANIDAMTARVIVLILWFIATALPSNAAQPTLETIRIAIPGKLVDFSPFFVGIKTGIYRSEGLEPQFIVMRSGIVIPALLSSELDYTTLYGSTIRSAVSGLPLKIIATLITKQSFFLFTQKDIRRVQDLKGKRIAVSNFASSTDAAARAALKPSGLEALRDVTLIAMGDTGVRYQALLSGAIEAAILTPPYTVMAEQRGLNNLVWLGDILGDVPSNGLSTTVKKLKDNPDQVQRMLRASIRSMIYTREHKQEALAILQKEFPGMEKNTLAGTLDFYLKAMSPDGRVSESVVLELIREQRELMNVRAEVPLSQVADFGPLNRVVKELTASK; from the coding sequence GTGAATTCTTTCCATCGTCAGGCAAATGTTGCTAATATCGACGCCATGACCGCACGCGTCATTGTGCTAATTCTATGGTTCATCGCCACCGCTCTGCCGAGCAACGCGGCGCAGCCAACGCTGGAAACCATTCGCATCGCCATTCCCGGCAAGCTCGTCGACTTTTCGCCGTTCTTCGTCGGCATCAAGACCGGCATCTACCGCAGCGAAGGGTTGGAGCCGCAGTTCATCGTCATGCGCAGCGGCATCGTCATCCCGGCGCTGCTCTCGAGCGAACTCGATTACACGACGCTATACGGTTCGACGATCCGTTCCGCCGTTTCCGGCCTGCCGTTAAAAATTATCGCCACGTTGATCACCAAGCAGAGCTTTTTTCTGTTCACCCAGAAAGACATTCGCCGCGTCCAAGATCTCAAAGGCAAACGCATCGCGGTGTCGAACTTCGCTAGCTCCACCGACGCCGCCGCGCGCGCCGCGCTCAAACCGTCGGGCCTCGAAGCGCTGCGCGACGTCACGTTGATCGCCATGGGCGACACCGGCGTGCGCTATCAGGCCTTGCTCTCCGGCGCCATCGAAGCGGCGATCCTCACGCCGCCGTACACGGTAATGGCGGAGCAAAGGGGTTTGAACAATCTTGTTTGGCTCGGCGATATTCTCGGCGACGTGCCTTCCAATGGCTTGAGCACGACGGTGAAAAAATTAAAGGACAATCCCGATCAGGTGCAGCGCATGCTGCGCGCGTCAATTCGCAGCATGATCTACACCCGCGAGCACAAGCAGGAAGCGCTGGCAATTTTGCAAAAAGAATTTCCCGGCATGGAGAAAAACACCTTGGCCGGCACCTTGGATTTTTATCTGAAGGCAATGAGCCCGGACGGCCGCGTCAGCGAATCGGTCGTCCTAGAGTTGATCCGCGAACAACGTGAACTGATGAACGTCAGAGCCGAAGTGCCTCTCAGTCAAGTCGCCGACTTCGGCCCGCTCAACCGGGTGGTGAAGGAATTAACGGCCAGCAAATAA
- a CDS encoding extracellular solute-binding protein — protein MQYIRTLFSALFILTYFLPASVLAQSASLIEAAKKEGGKVFVYGSLQDNSMEPIGKAFQAKTGLELNYWRGTATKVMDRALVEHRAGKPLYDVVLTSDNEMEILQKEGILLRYDSPAGKAFPVNSANPELGPVYRYAIVGVVYNKDIVKPADAPKTLEDILKPQFKGKIAMPDPTQDTSTLRWLESLHKVMGKERAAKFTADLAASKPSMVEAFLVAADRASTGEASLAITLLINVVTFGQKGAPMDYVRLPAMMGSSHYITLSKKAPHTSAGKAFIDFFLGDESMRIMAKNGESVNRKGVYPPIPEIDKVKLVDMEDFDTKGFADKKKEYQKIFMR, from the coding sequence ATGCAGTACATCCGCACGTTGTTCTCAGCACTATTCATTCTAACCTACTTCCTGCCAGCGTCGGTTCTCGCTCAGAGCGCGAGCTTGATCGAAGCGGCGAAAAAGGAAGGCGGCAAAGTTTTTGTCTACGGCTCACTGCAAGACAACAGCATGGAGCCCATCGGCAAGGCGTTTCAGGCCAAGACCGGTCTCGAACTCAACTACTGGCGCGGCACGGCGACCAAGGTGATGGATCGCGCGCTGGTCGAACATCGCGCCGGCAAACCTCTCTACGATGTCGTTCTCACCAGCGACAATGAGATGGAGATATTACAGAAGGAAGGCATCTTGCTGCGCTACGATTCGCCGGCGGGCAAAGCCTTTCCCGTCAACAGTGCTAATCCGGAGCTTGGCCCGGTCTATCGATACGCCATCGTCGGCGTCGTCTACAACAAAGACATCGTCAAGCCGGCCGACGCGCCGAAAACTCTCGAAGATATTTTGAAGCCGCAGTTCAAAGGCAAAATCGCCATGCCCGATCCGACCCAAGACACTTCGACCCTGCGCTGGCTCGAAAGCTTGCACAAAGTCATGGGCAAGGAGCGCGCGGCGAAGTTCACCGCCGATCTGGCCGCGAGCAAACCGTCGATGGTGGAAGCGTTCCTAGTCGCCGCCGACCGCGCCAGCACCGGCGAAGCGTCGTTGGCGATCACATTGCTGATCAACGTCGTAACCTTCGGACAAAAAGGCGCGCCGATGGACTACGTGCGCCTGCCGGCGATGATGGGCAGCAGCCACTACATCACGCTGAGCAAAAAAGCGCCGCACACGAGCGCCGGTAAAGCGTTCATCGATTTTTTCCTCGGCGACGAAAGTATGCGGATCATGGCCAAGAACGGCGAGTCGGTAAACCGCAAAGGCGTCTACCCGCCGATCCCGGAGATCGACAAGGTGAAACTGGTCGACATGGAAGACTTCGACACCAAAGGGTTTGCGGACAAGAAGAAAGAGTATCAGAAGATTTTTATGCGGTAG
- a CDS encoding NAD-dependent epimerase/dehydratase family protein, with the protein MAEQTAPVKILITGACGFVGSTLIRAWLEQGRHEIIGLDNFIRPGSELNRMALKRAGVKLFHGDVRCPADFEVLPAVDAVVEAAANPSVLAGVDGQSSSRQLVEHNLFGTVNALEYCRKHSAAFVLLSTSRVYSIPPLANLPIRVRDNAFEPDLEQTLPAGFSTNGVSENFSTAAPISLYGATKLASEQLALEYGMTYGFPVWINRCGVLAGAGQFGRADQGIFAYWINIWLRRRALSYIGFDGQGYQVRDCLHPGDLVALLDKQLSATMNSTTPRVINLSGGRASAISLLQLSNWCRARLGDHSVSSRQESRPFDIPWMVLDASLAKQTWGWQPTRDKFAIFDEILQHAEQHPEWLELSESV; encoded by the coding sequence ATGGCGGAACAAACTGCCCCAGTGAAAATCCTTATCACCGGCGCCTGCGGCTTTGTCGGCTCCACGCTGATCCGCGCTTGGCTCGAACAAGGGCGCCATGAAATCATCGGCCTCGACAACTTCATCCGTCCGGGCAGCGAGCTCAATCGGATGGCGCTCAAGCGTGCGGGAGTAAAACTGTTCCATGGCGACGTCCGCTGTCCCGCCGATTTCGAAGTGCTGCCGGCGGTGGACGCGGTGGTCGAAGCGGCGGCCAATCCGAGCGTGCTCGCTGGGGTCGACGGTCAGAGCTCGAGCCGCCAATTGGTCGAGCACAATCTTTTCGGCACCGTCAACGCCCTCGAATACTGCCGCAAACACAGCGCCGCATTCGTACTGCTCAGCACCAGCCGGGTCTATTCCATTCCGCCATTGGCCAACTTGCCGATCCGTGTGCGCGACAATGCTTTCGAACCCGATCTCGAACAAACACTTCCGGCTGGGTTTTCCACCAATGGCGTGAGCGAAAACTTTTCCACCGCCGCGCCGATCTCGCTTTACGGCGCGACCAAACTGGCGAGCGAACAGTTGGCCCTTGAATACGGCATGACCTACGGCTTTCCGGTTTGGATTAACCGCTGTGGCGTGCTCGCTGGCGCCGGACAATTTGGCCGGGCCGATCAGGGGATTTTCGCCTACTGGATCAACATCTGGTTGCGCCGCCGGGCGCTCAGCTACATCGGTTTCGACGGCCAAGGTTATCAAGTGCGCGATTGTCTTCATCCCGGCGATCTGGTCGCGCTGCTCGACAAACAGCTTAGCGCGACCATGAATTCCACCACGCCACGGGTGATCAATCTCAGCGGCGGAAGAGCTTCGGCGATCTCACTGTTGCAATTATCAAACTGGTGCCGAGCTCGGCTTGGCGATCATTCTGTTAGTTCACGGCAGGAATCGCGGCCCTTCGACATTCCCTGGATGGTTCTCGACGCCTCCTTGGCGAAGCAGACTTGGGGTTGGCAGCCGACGCGAGATAAATTTGCCATCTTCGACGAGATTCTCCAGCACGCCGAGCAGCATCCCGAGTGGTTGGAGTTGTCCGAGAGCGTCTGA